One Castanea sativa cultivar Marrone di Chiusa Pesio chromosome 4, ASM4071231v1 DNA window includes the following coding sequences:
- the LOC142631891 gene encoding uncharacterized protein LOC142631891, which translates to MQFNKNADTIKFLCSYGGKILPRYTDGALRYAGGLTRVLSVDRSISFTELMVKLGEFCGSSVNLRCQLPTGDLETLISITSDEDLANVIEEYDRASSSSMNNRPLKIRAVLSPPKSLKQISPPQTPPESLKNSPFYRFASRTYSPPAGYSVGSRNCFRKTYPYSRQVQEYPWVSKIYTHGQIGSSYTTQTSQSLVQLV; encoded by the exons ATGCAGTTCAACAAAAACGCAGATACCATCAAATTCCTTTGCAGTTATGGCGGGAAAATCCTCCCTCGCTACACCGACGGCGCGCTTCGTTACGCCGGTGGCTTGACACGTGTCCTCTCCGTCGATCGCTCCATTTCTTTCACAG AGTTGATGGTGAAGCTCGGAGAGTTCTGTGGCTCATCGGTGAATCTGAGGTGTCAATTGCCGACCGGAGACTTGGAAACCCTAATTTCGATCACGTCCGACGAAGACTTGGCGAACGTTATCGAAGAGTACGATCGCGCTTCTTCGTCGTCGATGAACAACCGTCCTTTGAAGATCAGAGCGGTGCTTTCGCCGCCGAAATCTCTCAAACAAATCTCTCCTCCTCAAACTCCCCCCGAATCGTTGAAAAACTCGCCTTTCTACCGATTCGCTTCCCGGACTTACTCGCCGCCGGCCGGTTACTCAGTCGGATCTCGGAATTGCTTCCGGAAAACCTACCCGTATAGCCGCCAAGTTCAAGAGTATCCTTGGGTTTCAAAGATTTACACACATGGACAGATAGGATCTTCTTATACAACACAGACTTCGCAAAGCTTGGTACAACTTGTTTAA